In Lotus japonicus ecotype B-129 chromosome 5, LjGifu_v1.2, one genomic interval encodes:
- the LOC130717654 gene encoding 3-ketoacyl-CoA synthase 11-like, with protein MEDHKNRTKDSGTGTISVESPQERRKLPNFLLSVKLKYVKLGYHYLISNAMYLMLIPLLGVASAHLSTISYQDVVHLWENLKFNLVSVTVCSSLMVFLITLYFMSRPRGVYLVDFSCYKPEPECNVTREIFMQRSELTGTFTEENLAFQKKILERSGLGQKTYLPPAILSIPPNPCMAEARKEAEQVMFGAIDQLLEKTGVKAKDIGILVVNCSLFNPTPSLSAMIVNHYKLRGNIQSYNLGGMGCSAGLISIDLAKQLLQVHPNSYALVVSMENITLNWYFGNDRSMLVSNCLFRMGGAAVLLSNKSSDRSRAKYQLIHTVRTHKGADDKSYGCVFQEEDAKKTIGVALSKDLMAVAGEALKTNITTLGPLVLPMSEQLLFFATLVARKVFKVKIKPYIPDFKLAFEHFCIHAGGRAVLDELEKNLDLSDWHMEPSRMTLNRFGNTSSSSLWYELAYTEAKGRIRKGDRTWQIAFGSGFKCNSAVWQALKTINPAKEKNPWMDEIHEFPVHVPKVSAIQQPLA; from the exons ATGGAAGATCACAAGAATCGAACTAAGGATTCAGGAACAGGAACCATTTCTGTTGAATCTccacaagaaagaagaaaacttCCAAACTTTCTTCTATCAGTGAAGCTCAAGTATGTGAAGCTTGGCTACCACTACTTAATCTCCAATGCTATGTACCTCATGCTCATACCACTTCTTGGTGTAGCTTCAGCTCATCTCTCAACTATCTCTTACCAAGATGTTGTTCACCTTTGGGAGAATCTCAAGTTCAACCTTGTCTCAGTGACAGTTTGTTCCAGCCTCATGGTGTTCCTCATCACTCTTTACTTCATGAGCAGGCCAAGAGGTGTTTACTTGGTGGATTTTTCATGTTACAAGCCAGAGCCAGAGTGTAATGTCACAAGGGAGATTTTCATGCAGAGGTCTGAGCTTACTGGAACTTTTACAGAAGAAAACTTGGCCTTTCAGAAGAAGATTCTTGAGAGGTCTGGTTTGGGGCAGAAGACTTACTTGCCTCCTGCAATCTTGAGTATTCCACCAAACCCTTGTATGGCTGAAGCAAGGAAAGAGGCAGAGCAGGTGATGTTTGGTGCCATTGATCAGCTTCTGGAGAAAACTGGTGTGAAGGCTAAGGATATTGGGATCTTGGTGGTGAATTGCAGCTTGTTCAACCCTACACCATCTCTCTCTGCCATGATTGTGAATCACTACAAGTTGAGAGGGAACATTCAAAGTTATAATCTTGGTGGCATGGGATGCAGTGCTGGACTAATCTCTATAGACCTTGCCAAACAGCTCCTTCAG GTTCATCCCAACTCTTATGCCTTAGTGGTGAGCATGGAGAACATCACTCTCAACTGGTACTTTGGCAACGACAGATCAATGTTAGTCTCAAATTGCCTCTTCAGAATGGGAGGAGCTGCAGTTCTTCTCTCCAACAAGTCCTCTGACCGCAGCCGCGCCAAATACCAATTGATCCACACGGTTCGCACTCATAAAGGTGCGGACGACAAATCCTATGGTTGTGTCTTTCAAGAAGAAGATGCGAAGAAAACAATTGGTGTGGCACTCTCAAAGGACTTGATGGCAGTTGCAGGAGAAGCTCTCAAGACCAACATCACAACACTTGGCCCATTAGTCCTCCCCATGTCAGAGCAGCTTCTGTTTTTCGCAACATTGGTTGCAAGAAAAGTGTTCAAGGTGAAGATAAAGCCATACATCCCAGATTTTAAGCTAGCTTTTGAGCACTTTTGCATCCATGCTGGTGGAAGAGCAGTGTTGGATGAGTTGGAGAAAAATCTTGACCTCAGTGATTGGCACATGGAGCCTTCAAGAATGACTCTAAATAGATTTGGTAACACTTCTAGCAGCTCCTTATGGTATGAACTTGCATACACTGAAGCTAAAGGGAGAATCAGAAAAGGTGATAGGACTTGGCAGATTGCGTTTGGTTCTGGATTCAAGTGCAACAGTGCAGTATGGCAGGCATTGAAGACTATTAACCCTGCCAAGGAGAAAAACCCTTGGATGGATGAGATTCATGAGTTCCCTGTTCATGTGCCTAAAGTGTCAGCTATCCAACAACCTCTTGcttaa